Proteins co-encoded in one Prevotella sp. E13-27 genomic window:
- a CDS encoding HigA family addiction module antitoxin — MSKRVLTPFIATHPGEMIKDELKERGMTQKQLADETGIKASVLSETINGKRSVSLNVAVALEKALGIPADIWMNMQTQHDLDTANIAERDNQRETVSVTIPIRDRNLLQELVRKFGWACVF; from the coding sequence ATGAGTAAGAGAGTTCTAACCCCATTTATTGCTACACATCCTGGTGAAATGATTAAGGATGAACTTAAAGAACGTGGTATGACGCAGAAGCAACTCGCTGACGAGACTGGCATCAAGGCATCCGTACTCAGCGAGACCATCAACGGTAAACGTTCGGTATCGCTCAACGTGGCTGTAGCCTTGGAGAAAGCACTTGGCATCCCTGCTGACATTTGGATGAACATGCAGACACAGCATGACCTCGATACAGCCAATATCGCTGAACGTGATAACCAGCGAGAGACTGTCTCGGTTACAATCCCTATTCGTGACAGGAATCTGTTACAAGAACTCGTCCGTAAATTCGGATGGGCATGTGTATTCTGA
- a CDS encoding type II toxin-antitoxin system RelE/ParE family toxin: MNIEFDNAALEELYTTGTTKDSQYKKLSKDIVKRFIKVVNYLKAARRLEDLFFIKSLHYEKKKGDLNGVDAVWINDQYRLFFYSSPDESGIIVNALIFEISKHYE; encoded by the coding sequence ATGAACATTGAATTCGATAATGCGGCATTAGAGGAGTTGTACACCACAGGAACAACCAAGGACAGCCAGTATAAGAAGCTGTCCAAGGACATTGTGAAACGATTCATCAAGGTGGTTAACTATCTTAAAGCTGCTCGGCGACTGGAAGATCTATTCTTTATTAAGTCGCTCCACTATGAGAAGAAGAAAGGTGATCTGAATGGTGTAGATGCTGTATGGATTAACGATCAGTACCGTCTGTTCTTCTATAGTTCTCCCGATGAAAGCGGAATAATTGTAAACGCATTGATATTTGAAATTTCCAAGCATTATGAGTAA
- a CDS encoding carboxypeptidase-like regulatory domain-containing protein, which yields MKQQIHYRRLLLLLAMLFATTFGMAQTVIVKDSITNEPIPFVSVYFGNDTGGYTDEKGMIAIPNEAAQIRLSHICYETKSISKITADSQTIFLVPISINLDEVAISAKAPKRTKTTEVGLMKAKTQTKHKGANGFEMALFIPYDSTWTETPYIHSILASLDHSTHWLVFTEIKIPIYATLRFDLRQPDAKTGAPKDESLIDGGIILPSGQKLGKDGISLPHPIPFPQTGVFVVVEWITTAKVSESCNLVPSLNMTLDEKENRTWNKKTFRSVGWMQEQDEPAYQNEEAQDFYKGRTPSAKLGLKISK from the coding sequence ATGAAACAACAGATACACTACAGACGATTATTGCTCCTGCTGGCGATGCTGTTTGCAACGACATTTGGAATGGCACAAACAGTAATTGTTAAGGACAGCATCACCAATGAGCCAATACCGTTTGTGAGTGTCTATTTCGGGAATGACACTGGTGGCTATACGGACGAAAAAGGGATGATTGCCATTCCAAACGAAGCAGCACAGATACGGTTGTCTCATATCTGCTATGAGACAAAGAGCATCTCTAAGATAACAGCCGACTCGCAAACAATCTTTCTTGTTCCGATAAGTATCAATCTTGATGAAGTCGCCATTAGCGCAAAGGCTCCCAAACGAACAAAGACCACAGAAGTGGGATTGATGAAAGCGAAGACGCAGACCAAGCACAAAGGAGCTAATGGATTTGAGATGGCTTTGTTCATTCCATACGACAGCACTTGGACAGAAACACCATACATCCACTCTATTTTGGCAAGCCTCGATCACTCCACCCACTGGCTGGTCTTCACGGAAATCAAGATACCTATCTATGCCACTCTCCGCTTTGATCTTCGACAGCCAGATGCCAAGACCGGTGCCCCAAAAGATGAGTCCCTCATTGATGGTGGCATTATACTCCCTTCCGGTCAGAAACTCGGCAAGGATGGCATCAGCCTTCCCCATCCTATACCATTTCCCCAGACTGGCGTATTTGTTGTAGTGGAATGGATAACCACAGCAAAAGTCTCAGAATCATGCAATCTTGTGCCCTCTCTCAACATGACTTTGGATGAGAAGGAAAACAGAACTTGGAACAAGAAGACATTTCGAAGCGTGGGCTGGATGCAGGAACAAGACGAGCCCGCATATCAGAATGAAGAGGCACAGGACTTTTATAAAGGCAGGACACCATCAGCCAAACTCGGTTTGAAAATATCAAAATAG